In Dermatophagoides farinae isolate YC_2012a chromosome 9, ASM2471394v1, whole genome shotgun sequence, a genomic segment contains:
- the Uba1 gene encoding ubiquitin-like activating enzyme 1 yields the protein MSSLMSGENHKLKQLSSTNNSSSAATAAAAAVSTNPSSSSKIQLSSTSNNNNNKLEINLKREAENNPNDCVKQQKLLKLSTADNNNTDNTSSIIGNIGAKCLTVSLKKQATNNQTEQQQQQQNHKSNGSVENGSIMNHQASGSSNNNQDEHQIDESLYSRQLYVLGHDAMKRMARSSVLIAGLGGLGVEIAKNIILGGVKEVTLHDNKLADYCDLSSQYYLNESSIGKNRAEQSLLNLSELNPHVKVNVHQGALIDESFLQNFSVIVLTDSSLEEQLSVGEITREKGISLIVAQSRGLFGQIFCDFGNNFTVYDTNGENPISVLISGITKEKAGVVACIEDARHGFEDGDVVRFAEVKGMTEINGKDYKIKVTGPCQFSIGDTTGFSDYQNGGIVTQVKQPKAMNFKPLKESILAPDYLDSFSDRPQQEHLFFQALDRFQNQNGRLPRSWNQEDADAFYELLVGLVNERQVEPSSINENLAKIFAKQARGNLAPVNSFIGGGAAQEVMKACTGKFSPIYQWFYYDAFECLPTDANQLPKESDAQPLNCRYDGQNAVFGKQFQQKLCDLRYFLVGAGAIGCEHLKHFAMIGAGTSERGKIVVTDMDIIEKSNLNRQFLFRPKDVGGFKSKIAAIATKAMNPQINVIAHENRVGVDTEKYYDDDFFETLDGVANALDNLEARTYMDRKCVYYRIPLLESGTLGTKGNVQIVIPNLTESYSSSQDPPEKSIPICTLKNFPNAIEHTLQWARDEFEGLYKQAPEQAYLYLTDPKFIERTNKMNGNQPIEIGESVKKVLAERPTSFMSCIKWARLYFEQQFNHQIQQLLFNFPPDYTTTTGAPFWSGPKKCPHPINFDPSNSLHLDFVMAAANLRAYLYNIPQCPNREEILNLVTSLSESEIPKFKPKQNLKIAVNDSELSMMDSNQFDVGERFKSILAELPTLEELKSVKINPIEFEKDDDTNYHMDFIVAASNLRAENYEIAPADRHKSKLIAGRIIPAIATTTALISGLVFIELYKFVQGFKTLDPYMNSFVNLALPFFGFSTPTACQTLKYYDNSFTIWDRFEINKDMTLQEFIDYFLNEHRLDITMISQGNVLLYSFFLNKEKREERMPLKMTEVLKRVSKKRIESYVKSLVFEICCNDDNGEDVEVPYVRYVLNNEPMDISK from the exons ATGTCGAGTTTGATGAGTGGTGAGAACcacaaattgaaacaattatcatcaactaaTAATTCTTCGTctgctgctactgctgctgctgctgctgtctcaacaaatccatcatcatcatctaagatacaattatcatctacttccaataataataataataaacttgAAATTAATCTTAAACGTGAAGCGGAAAACAATCCAAACGATTGTGTaaagcaacaaaaattattgaaattatccACTgcagataataataatacagaTAATACATCGTCAATAATTGGTAATATCGGTGCAAAGTGTTTAACGGTTAGCTTGAAAAAACAAGCTACAAATAATCAAACcgagcaacaacaacaacaacagaatcataAAAGTAACGGCTCGGTTGAGAACGgttcaataatgaatcatcaggctagtggtagtagtaataataatcaagatgaacatcaaattgatgaaagtCTTTATTCAAGACAATTATATGTACTTGGTCATGATGCTATGAAACGTATGGCACGATCATCGGTATTGATTGCCGGTCTAGGTGGTCTTGGTGTTGAAATTGCTAAAAATATTATTCTTGGTGGTGTTAAAGAGGTAACATtacatgataataaattggCCGATTATTGTGATCTCTCATCACAA TATTACTTGAATGAATCGagtattggaaaaaatcgTGCCGAACAATCGTTGTTAAATCTTTCCGAATTGAATCCTCATGTCAAAGTGAATGTACATCAAGGTGCATTAATCGATGAATCTTTTTTGCAAAATTTCTCCGTCATCGTATTGACTGATTCATCGTTGGAAGAACAACTATCAGTTGGTGAAATAACTCGCGAAAAAGGCATATCGTTAATTGTGGCTCAATCACGTGGTTTGTTTGGTCAAATATTTTGTGATTTTGGCAACAATTTTACCGTTTACGATACGAATGGTGAAAATCCTATTTCTGTATTGATTTCGGGTATCACTAAAGAAAAAGCTGGTGTTGTTGCCTGCATTGAAGATGCACGACATGGTTTTGAAGATGGCGATGTTGTTCGTTTTGCTGAAGTTAAAGGAATGACCGAAATTAATGGAAAGGATTACAAAATCAAAGTAACCGGTCCATGTCAATTTTCCATTGGTGATACTACTGGATTTTCCGATTATCAAAATGGTGGTATTGTTACACAAGTTAAACAACCAAAAGCTATGAATTTT AAACCATTGAAAGAATCAATTTTGGCTCCGGATTATTTAGATTCATTTTCTGATCGTCCACAGCAAGagcatttattttttcaagcATTAGATCGTTTTCAAAATCAGAATGGCCGTCTTCCTCGTTCATGGAATCAAGAAGATGCCGATGCATTCTATGAATTGTTAGTCGGTTTGGTCAATGAACGTCAAGTAGAGCCAAGTtctatcaatgaaaatttggcCAAAATTTTTGCTAAACAAGCTCGTGGTAATCTGGCACCagtcaattcatttattggtggtggtgctgcTCAAGAAGTAATGAAAGCTTGTACCGGAAAATTTTCACCAATTTATCAATGGTTTTATTATGATGCATTTGAATGTTTGCCTACTGATGCGAATCAATTACCCAAAGAAAGTGATGCTCAACCATTGAATTGTCGATATGATGGTCAGAATGCCGTTTTtggaaaacaatttcaacaaaaactttGTGACCTGCGATATTTTCTGGTCGGTGCCGGTGCTATCGGTTGTGAACATTTAAAACATTTTGCCATGATCGGAGCTGGAACTAGTGAACGTGGTAAAATTGTTGTTACCGATATGgatataattgaaaaatccaatttGAATAGGCAATTTTTGTTCCGACCAAAAGACGTCGGTGGTTTCAAATCGAAAATAGCTGCAATTGCAACAAAAGCAATGAATCCACAGATCAATGTTATTGCCCATGAAAATCGTGTTGGAGTTGATACGGaaaaatattatgatgatgatttctttgAAACACTTGATGGTGTTGCTAATGCATTGGATAATCTGGAAGCTCGAACATATATGGATCGTAAATGTGTATATTATCGTATACCATTATTAGAATCTGGAACACTTGGAACTAAAGGCAATGTTCAAATTGTAATACCAAATTTGACGGAATcctattcatcatcacaggATCCACCGGAAAAATCGATTCCTATTtgtacattgaaaaattttccaaatgcCATTGAACATACATTACAATGGGCTCGTGATGAATTTGAAGGCCTTTATAAACAGGCACCTGAACAAGCTTATCTTTATCTAACTGAtccaaaatttattgaacgtacaaacaaaatgaatggcaATCAACCGATCGAAATTGGTGAATCAGTGAAAAAAGTGTTAGCCGAACGTCCAACATCATTTATGAGTTGTATTAAATGGGCACGTCTTTATTTCGaacaacaattcaatcatcagaTACAACAAttgttattcaattttccaCCGGACTATACGACAACAACCGGTGCACCGTTTTGGTCCGGgccaaaaaaatgtccaCATCCAATCAACTTTGATCCAAGCAATTCACTTCATCTGGATTTCGTTATGGCTGCGGCCAATCTTCGAGCCTATCTGTACAATATTCCACAATGTCCTAATAGAGAAGAGATTCTTAATCTGGTCACTTCATTATCCGAAAGTGAAATACCGAAATttaaaccaaaacaaaatctaaaAATTGCTGTGAATGATTCtgaattatcgatgatggattcaaatcaatttgatgttGGTGAACGTTTCAAATCGATATTGGCTGAATTGCCAACATTGGAAGAATTGAAATCCGTGAAAATAAatccaattgaatttgaaaaagatgatgataccaATTATCATATGGATTTTATTGTTGCCGCATCAAATTTACGTGCagaaaattatgaaattgcACCAGCCGATCGCCATAAAAGTAAATTGATTGCTGGTCGTATTATACCAGCCATTGCAACGACAACTGCTCTCATATCTGGTCTAGTATTTATTGAGCTATATAAATTTGTACAAGGATTTAAAACATTGGATCCATATATGAATTCATTTGTCAATTTGGCCTTAccattttttggtttttcaacGCCTACCGCATGCCAGACATTGAAATATTATGACAATAGTTTTACTATATGGGATCGttttgaaatcaataaaGACATGACATTACaggaatttattgattatttccTAAATGAACATCGTCTGGATATAACAATGATCTCGCAAGGTAATGTTTTGTTgtattcattctttttgaataaagaaaaacgtGAAGAACGTATGCCATTGAAGATGACCGAAGTTTTGAAACgtgtttcaaaaaaacgTATCGAATCATATGTAAAATCATTAGTATTTGAAATctgttgtaatgatgataatggtgaagATGTTGAAGTGCCGTACGTACGTTATGTACTCAACAATGAACCAATGGAtatatcaaaataa